The Zymoseptoria tritici IPO323 chromosome 4, whole genome shotgun sequence genome includes the window GTGCCTCGGCGATGGCTGGCTGTACAAACAGCTTGAAGACATCTCGATGATGCAGCACGGCCATAGGAGGCTCCCTCCAGGCCGTAAGTGTTGACTCTTTCTCGGAAGCCTCAATCAAGGCGTGCTGAATGAACGTCTGTTCGAACTTCCAAAATTCCCGCACTTCATCCGGCGTGAAATGGTGGTATGATAAAGCAGGGCGACACCAAAGTTTTCCATTATGATCATTCCCCCCATCCCAGTCCATCTGATCGTAGAAGTTGCCACCCTGAATCATCGGGAACGTGGCAGTAACGCGCGCACCGGCCTCATCCAACAATTTTCCAAGCACAGCGTCTCCGGCCCAATGGCCGGCAAGGATATCGTTCCATCGCTGTGTTTCCTTGTTGTAGGACTCGGCTGCTTTCTCCAGAGCCGGCTTTGAGATGACGAAGCTGGACCCGCCGTGACCAAACATGTCATCGCCGATCATGACCTCGCTGCCAAAGTATGAGGCCTTTCCGGAGTCTAGTGTGGGCAGCCATTGCAATAATGAAGACCAGACCAGGTATGTATCCGGTTCTACAAACACGTACCACTTGAAGTCGGGATACATATGTAAGGTTTCATTAGCCACTGCGAGAAGACTGGTCAGCTTCCGTTTCCACACAGAACATGTTGTTGCCAAGATGTGTTGGTGATGGACTCACTTGGTAGAAATTTCCACTTATCCAAGCGCCAGCCTGCATTGTCATTCTTGCCCACAGGTCCGCTTTCGGCTGACACCGCTCCAGAGAGTTCAGACTCATTCAGTCCTTCGCGACCGACCTCACGAATATGTCGATAGATCTCGAAATCTTGATTCGTGTCCTTGATCTCGGGGTTCACATTGGACAGAACATCGTGAACTGGATATCCCAGAAACGTTTCGTTGTAGTCCGAGAAGATCACCAGGTTCTTGAAGCACTTGAATGTTGTTTCAATATGAGCGGGCAATTTGTCTTTGATTTCCGTGGCGCCGGTTCGCATCACGACGAGGATGTCCTCGGCTCCTGGTAGTAACTGGCATGGAGGATTTTGAGGAAGCTCCACGGGAGTCGAAAATGTCTCCAAGTCAAAAGGCACAGCGCTTGGTCCGAATCCATACAGAGCGAGCAGAAGGAAGGATGTGACTCCCGCGATAATCAAGAGCTTCGCCGTCCCCGGCGACGGAGTCACTAGGATCATTGTGAGGCAGGTTTCGAGGTCGTCATCGATGTCGCCAGGTCGGGGAGGTGATGTCCGAGAAGAAGGGAAGGCAGTCGCGCAGAGGATTTGGTATTATTAGACATTGAAAGTAAAGGCCAGCATTCTCAATTTCTCGCCGGCGCTGCGCGTCAGCCATTGAAGACATTGCCTGCCGATGGCACGGTCGCGGTCTAACGCAAAAGGAGAGTTAACAAGGATACGAATCTGACCCGCAGCATGCGCGGCCCGAAGGACCTGAAGAATCGCGTCTTCAGCTGTCCAGCTCAGCTGGAGCGTGTAGCCTTCTGTCAAGCGTTCTCGATCTGCATGAGCTGCGAGTGAATGCACTTGGTCGACATGTTCATGACGGAGGTGGAGTGTACTTCGTACTGCGTTCCAATCGAGGAAGTTTGATGACACACAAATAGATCGGCGGGATACGGGACAGCGTTCATTCGGTCAGACCTTGCGATTAAAATTGAACAAGTCTCTCCATGCTAGCAAGAAAAGCTTTATTACAAGCCTCATTCCTATGGGATTTCTATGGTACAAACAAAGTGCACACTGAGCTCCAAACTTGGAGAAGTAACGCCTAGCATACTGTTCCGTGCCATTGCCTGTGTCCTGTTTGCGCTTGAAATCAAATCATGTCTTCGTAACCACATCAGCCATGGCTTTGCACTCGAAGCCATCCGTCGTTTGGCCGTCCGACAGCGGCGCCCGTCGACTGCTGCACAGAGCAGATTATTGCCCGGTCAGTCGCTATCATCCAGCCCGCAGTAGCCAGGAGCTGGGCACGCTGGCGACGGACTCATGTGTATTTGCCCTAAACACCAGAGGGTATGATAGTTAGCGATGCTTATACAATACGGCGACGAACACCAGAATCTGGCATGATTGAACGCCGCAGGCCTTGTGGAGACTTACAATATTTGGCAATCTTGCCTCTAAAGGGCCGACTGCTCTCGTCATACTCTGGGTGCGATATCTCCTCTTTTAATATCGACTTTCGATCTCCAGTCTCGAGAAAATGAAGAAATTGTTCCGTGATCTTCACATACTGCAGCACACCTTGTCGAGCGTCAATGGTAGATCCCGTCGTCCAAGCCAACAACAATGGCTCGATGAGAGGAGCGTCTGTGACTGAGGGATGAGAGGTCTCCTTTGCCGTGACGAACCAGGcgtacttcttcttctcgtcgatgatTTTGCGCACGAGGTCCTTGACAACCTCGAAGTGTGGTCTGCCTTGGAATATTGAGTGCTTCGCTGACCAGGACTGAGAGTGCACAACCACGACCGGCACGTCAATGTCGTCGTTCAAAGGTCCAGATTGCTTGCCTGGGTCCAAGATCACGCCTCCAACGAACGGCAATCGTTCTGAGGGTGCTCCTTTCAATGCTTGTAGCGCCAACGTAGCTCCGTAGCTGTGTCCCGCAATGACCATGCGCTTTGTGTTCAgtcttcctctccattcTGCGAGGTCTATTCCCTCCTTGCGAGGATTGTTCCGAAACACTTCTGCACCTCGCCCATCGTTGAGCATGTGTAGCACTCTCGCCGTCTCTTCAACCTCTGCCTGCCGGAACGCCAATTGCAACTCTTTGTATTTCGGTGTGTCTGGTGTCGGCTCGAGCTCGCCCGCCTCGTAGTGGAAGACGTCTCTCGACTTGCCATCCGGTGTCATGATCGTGGTCCCTGGTCCGGAGCCATCTCGGTGCTCGACTGCTGCAACGATGAACCCGCGAGAGGCAAGCTCGGAGCAGTATTGCGAGTACTGCATTCTCGAACTTGCCATGCCATGTGACATGACGATGACTGGGAACTCTGGCAAACCATAGTCGTCCAGCGGGTGCTCTGTCTCGTAGTCACGGTAGTTCTTGACCGTACCATGTAGCGGAGAGTCAACCTCTATTGGAATGATTGTTGATCCAGCGAGCATCCACAGCCCAAATGTGAAGACATTGTCCGTAAGCCAATTGCTCATCTTTGCGAATCGTGCATATCCCTCTCCAGTCAATGAAATGGGCTTCGGAACCCAACTGTGCTGCGGCCCTCGTGAGGGCGCATCCTTCACGGCGGGATAGTAGAGGGCGAATAGCACCGTCTCGATTTCGAAGGCCGGCCTGCCCGTTGCTTTGAATACAAAATCATCGATCCGTCGTCGTTCGCAGAGCGCTTCAATGTCTATTGTTCCGACGTCAAACTGTCCGGAAGGCTTGGGAAGCTTTGAGCTGAGCAAAGGCATTGAGAAGACCGTGCAGTAGAGAAAGTAAAGGGCGAAGATCGAACAGCAGACGTATCTCGCGGACCAGCGCGGATGAAGTATGGAGGAGAGCCGCGCCATTGCTGGTTGCGAAGTCTAAGTGTTCCAGTTGTTACATCGCGAGTATTCCATCATCGTTCCAACCTTGCGGTTCGGTCGCGGACCCCTGCGGCAATCGCGCATCAGCGGCGACTTTAACCTACACGGGCCGTTGCTTGCCGTTCTTCACATGGGGGGATATTCGGGGAGCTTGACATTTATGACAGGAGACCAAGGTAGCTGCTCAGCAAGTAATGGAAGAATGATAGATATGGAATGTCAATGTTGGACGTCGCGTCACGACAAGGCCGTTCCCGGTCGTTCTGGTCGCAGCTTCAAGTTCAGATGAGTTTCAGATTTGTCTGATGGATTGACGACAGGCAACCTAGAGGTATTTTCTGCCATATACTCCTAGCTCTGCCAGTGTCAGCCTGTGCTGAATGTACTGCCACAACAAGTTGTCCCGTCCAGATCCCCCTGCGAGGCCTCCTTCCGTGTTCCCTTCTCCGATGAGTGAAGAAGGTCCTGACCACCGCTACACTGGGCCAGTATGAAGGCTGCGAGCGAACGAAGCGATCCGAGCTTTGATCGCTACAATGCCGGTAAGATATCTTCACTACCACGGCAGGCAACACTCCTCCTAGCTGCCAAGCTGCATGCGGCAAGTCCATAGCTAAATCCGGTTCGTTGTCGAAAGATATGGTCATTTCCTTGCAGTCCAACTTGGTCGACTATGGCGGTTTACTCCAGTGGGCTGTGCGGGTGCTCTTATCCAGATGTCGTGCATTTGTAGTGATCTTGCGGCATTGACTGTGCATTGGCTGTCTCCAGCAGTCCGCAGGCGATGAATAGGTGCTCTGGCCCATGATAAGGTAGCCTTGTCTCCAGTGATCATTATGGTGTGTGCAACGCAACGAGCGAGGTCTTTGTCCACCGCGAGGAGACGTATCTTTGCAATAGCTCAGGGTATCAAATATTCCGGTGCGTCTGCAAGGTCTGGGTCGCCCTGCTTTAATTCGCTTCTGATATCATATACCATTGCCGGCTCTTTCATTTCTCCATCTTAACCACTTGCGCCAACTCCTTCTTCACTGTCGCCGCAGCATCCTTCGCAGCATCTCTCGGGATAGTCAAGTCGGGCGCCGACGAGCCATTGTTCCCATTCGACTTCGTCTCGTCTCCCTGGAGCGCAATGTGCTGCATAACAATCTTGAGAGCCTCATCGTAAGTTTGGGCCTCTCCGCTTCGGAACAGCTTCTCTACGTAGTCGCGGAGCGCCTGCGACCAGCCTGCTTCGTCTAGGCGTTGTTGGAAAGTGCTCTGTATGCGCTTGATGCCGCCGTTCTGGAGGAGAGCCATGGTGATATTGTCCTGTGTCGATGGATTGTAGCCGGACGTCGCTCCGTTCACGGCGACCTTGGTCTTCTCGTCACCCGCCATGTTGAGGTCGAAATACAATCCGCTCGTGTGTGGAAGACCACTCCCAAGAACGGCTTTGTTCGAATTCAAGAACCGAAGAAGTGAGCTATTGAGCTGAACGTCAGGTCCGCTACCTTAGGGTTAAACTGACTAAGCCGTCCAATTTCCAGGTTATCCGGATCTGAGCATGCAGCTCCAGATGACACGAAGAAAGACAACCTAAGCTGGAGCACAAGTCACGATTGCATGACATTTCCATTGTAATGTGGCACCTATTCTGCACAAACCCAAACACCGATACCTATGCGTCGATCaaattctcctcctcaccattCTGCGGCTTGGACGCCTCTCCGTTCTCCCCTCCATTGTCCCGCGTATCCTTGCTGCCCTTCTTGGACTGCCTCTGGTAGTACTGATCCAAGACCTTCTTCGGGATACGGTTGAGGAGCTCCTTGGGGTAGATGCGAAGCAACTCCCATGCCTGGTCCAACCCGTCGAAGATGGAACGCTTCTCGTATGCGCCTTGGCTGATGTACGTCTTTTCGAACTTCTCCAAGAATTCGAGGGAGAGCTTGTCTTCACTGCTCAGTGCCTCCTCACCCACGACAGCCTTCATACTGGCGGCATCACGACCGATAGCGTACTTGGCGTAGAGCTGGTTGGAGACATCGGAGTGATCCTTGCGAGTGTGGCCCTCGCCGATGGCAGACTTCATGAGACGCGAGAGAGATGGCAAGACGTTGATCGGTGGATAGATACCCTTGTTGTGTAGCTCGCGATCGACGAAGATCTGTCCCTCGGTAATGTATCCAGTCAAGTCGGGAATTGGATGTGTGATGTCTGAAGTATGTTAGTTATGAGTTCACGATCGATGCATGAAATGACATACCGTTGTTAGGCATGGTCAAAATAGGGATCTGAGTAATAGATCCATTACGTCCTTGCACACGACCGGCACGCTCGTAGATGGTCGACAAATCAGTGTACATGTAACCCGGGTAACCACGGCGACCAGGCACTTCCTCTCTTGCAGCCGAGACCTCACGCAGAGCATCACAGTATGAAGTCAGATCGGTGAGAATGACCAAAACGTGCTTCTCCAGCTGGTAGGCGTAGTAttcggcggtggtgagggCAAGACGAGGTGTAATGATACGCTCGATGGTGGGGTCGTTGGCCAAATTGAGGAAGAGCGTAACACGCTCCATACTGCCGTTCTCCTCGAAGTCCTTGGTGAAGAATCGGCTGGTTTCCAAGTTGACACCCATGGCACCGAAAACGATGGAGAAGTTGTCAGAATGGCCGTCATGGACACCCTTTGTGGGCTGGACGAGACCAGCTTGTCTGCAAATCTGGGCAGCGATTTCGTTGTGAGGCAGACCAGCGGCTGAGAAGATGGGAATCTTTTGTCCACGAGCGATAGAGTTCATGGTGTCGATGGCTGAGATACCAGTGGAGATCATCTCTTCGGGGTACACACGAGAGTACGGGTTGATGGGAGAGCCGTTGATGTCCAGGTAGTCCTCAGCCAGGACCTTGGGCCCCTTGTCAATGGCTCGTCCGGAACCATCAAAGACTCGCCCCAACATGTCTTCTGACACACCAAGCTTCAAGCTGTGTCCGGTGAATTCGACTTTGGTCTGCTGAGAGTCAGCAATGCTTGATCTCAGTCGTGGTGATCAAGCTATGCCCACCTTCTTGACATCGATACCCGTGGTTCCCTCGAAGACCTGCACAACAGCACGGTTGCCTGTAGGATGTGATCAGTCCGGATCCCGTTCTACTGCGTGATCTATCTCTTTACACACCTCTCGCTTCGAGGACCTGTCCAGATCGCTCGGTGCCATCAGGCAATGTGATAGCCACAATCTCGTTGAACTGGGGGAATTTGACCTGGCCGAGTCTCAGTATGCGTATCCCTCAAGCTCTTATCAACATCCAACTCACGTTCTCCAAAATGACGAGCGGGCCATTGACTCCTCCAATGGTATTGTATCGTATGCGCGGCGTCACCGACATCATGCGCGGGTCGACATCCTGCTCTTTGGCCATGACGGCTACACGCCGCTGTGGCTATCTGAAGGTGGGAAGGTCGGAGTTGGGCGGCGTTCGTCGGTCGGTCTGGGAAGAATCTTCGTGAGACTCTGCGGCTGTGTGTGTGGTACGGCGCGGAggtggtgtgttgaagtCGGAGCAATGCACAGCTTAAAGCTGTGAGGTGCAGCTGCGAAGCTTGGATCTGACGACGTCTTGTGGCGCCTCAGGCAGGAACAATGCTGTATTCAACTCGAGAGGAAGGATCCAAGACAGACGTTGAGCATTATTGTCGACTAACAGCTAGGAATAGACCTATTTAACACGCCTGTTTCGCTTCTCCATGAATCGTTTTCCAAGACAGATTGTAATTTACTGaaaagaaggaagacttTGATGCCACGCTGCATGCATTTTACCCTTCTGGAACTGTCTCTTCCAATAGAGTTCTTAGATCATTCGACTCGTTGACGCGTGAAAGAGCGGCACTTATTCATTCACGTTAATGACGACTTTGTGAGATTGACGCCGAGCAATCGCCAACTCTTCATTCAAAAGACGACCTCTCGCTCAGTTGCTCTCGAATGGAGTCTCAAATGGCCTAGGAGTAGGGACACGCGGATCAGCAAGGTTCCTAAGAAGTCGAGGGTTTGATGCGCCCGTCGGCACTCACCTTTCGGCACGAGGCGTCAGCCTAGCAAGGTGGCGCCTCTGTCCATCCTGCCAGTCCAAGAGCGCTGTGTGTGCGGTGACGCGGTTGTCCCAAACGACCACAGTGCCCTTCTCCCACTTCACGCGAGCGTGGAAGTCTGCACCAAGAGCCACATGGTCGAACAGGAACTTCAGTAGGAAATCAGACTCTTCCTGGAGGATTGTCAGCCAGATACAGCGTGAAATATTATACACGTCAACCACTTACCTTCTTGAACCCTACTATTCTTTTGGTGAACTGAGTGTTGACGAACAACGCCTTCTCGCCAGTTACTGGGTGCGTTCGGACGATAGGATGTACGTTCGAGACTGGATCACGTCGGACTAGAAGTAGAAGAGGAGTCAGCGGATCCCGAGACAGCTAAAGATTGGATGCCGCACATACCAATGCCACCGCGTGCGAGGGCTTGCTGGGCTTGCTCGTGGCCTGAGTGGACCGCTTTGAGGCCATGAAGGCGCTCCTGAAAGGCGGGTGACAGCCTCTTGTACGCCTCTGCCATATTTGCGAACAGTGTGTCACTGCAACGATGTTAGATCGGACGGTAATGATCAGCGTGAATCTCGAACTTACCCTCCCGCATCAGGTCCGTCGAGACGATACAAGAACGTTGTGGACGGAGGCTGCATCTCGTACGTAACGTCGGAGTGCCATGTGATCGAATTGCTTGGAAGTATTAGTCTTTGCAGCAGCAAGAGATGGCACTCCCAAACTTACGTCCTCTCCTGGAAGTAGTCCTTGGCAGTCGTATCCGATGCCGAACGATGCACCAAGTGAACCTTCGGGAAGCCCTTCGGAGCACCAGACGCAGGGTGAATGTGAGATGGTCCGAAGTACTCCGCGATGTCGAGAGCCTCCTGAATGGGCAAGTCCGCAAAGTCTTGTGCCCGGAACGCGACCACTTTCTTCTCGGCCACGAAGCGGGCAAGCTCGTCCTTGCCGGCGTTGGTAAGCTTCGAAAGCTGGACGCCAGTCACTTCAGCTCCGATGTTGGCGGTAAGGTCGCGAACTTCCGCGCCTGCGAGCAGGTTGGGGAAGCTTGGGTCGGCATTCTTGCCCGGCTGGACGGCCTCGAATGGCTCATACGGAGGATAGCGAGTATCAGGGTCCCAGTAGGGAAGGTAGTGAGGGTATGCTGCTGGGGCGTGCTTGCCATCGCCGCGGAGTTCAACGTCATAGTTGGTGGTCTTAGCACTTTGGCCGAAGGCCTCCTTTGACTCTGTGCTCTGGAGTTTGTCCTTGATGTACTCCTTCTCGGCTACATCGCTCACATCGTTCAAGGTGTTCTCAACAAGTCCAGGAGCCATTGCGACGAATTGTGTGCTGTATAAGGTGTTCAAACAGGTATTATGTCGAGTTGCGTTTCGAAAAGTGCAAAGAAGATCAGAAGTCAGAAGCGATGGGAGAAAGACCAGGGCATATATGTATCGCCCGGCATCGGGTCCACAAGAGGTTGAGCAAGGGAACAAAGGTACCTACCTGAGTACCTAAGCTTGGCCGGCGCCCTGCCATAGGTCAGATCTGATGCCATGGAGCTGCCGTGTTGCAGTTCATTGCGTGCGAGGCGAAGATCGCAAGGTCTTGCCGAGCGCCTGTCAACGAGTGGGGTTCGGGTGGCCACCTCATTCAGGCAAAGTGTAGTCGAACAACGTGGTCGCCGCGTTGTCGGGTCGTCGGCGACCGGCCGGCTTTCACTTTTTGCAATGGTTGATGATTGCGTGCTCGTCTCAAATGGAAGGTCAATCGAAGTGGTTGTTATCAGCGATCTTTACCACGCCCTACGACTGGCCGGTCAAGATCGGAAGAATG containing:
- a CDS encoding putative galactosyltransferase (galactosyl transferase, sugar transporter family) encodes the protein MILVTPSPGTAKLLIIAGVTSFLLLALYGFGPSAVPFDLETFSTPVELPQNPPCQLLPGAEDILVVMRTGATEIKDKLPAHIETTFKCFKNLVIFSDYNETFLGYPVHDVLSNVNPEIKDTNQDFEIYRHIREVGREGLNESELSGAVSAESGPVGKNDNAGWRLDKWKFLPMANETLHMYPDFKWYVFVEPDTYLVWSSLLQWLPTLDSGKASYFGSEVMIGDDMFGHGGSSFVISKPALEKAAESYNKETQRWNDILAGHWAGDAVLGKLLDEAGARVTATFPMIQGGNFYDQMDWDGGNDHNGKLWCRPALSYHHFTPDEVREFWKFEQTFIQHALIEASEKESTLTAWREPPMAVLHHRDVFKLFVQPAIAEARKDWNNTAEQLVSEDTSVENCRNACLAKDDCKQYAVGPAGCSIGNKVRIGSAQTGTEAWWLTERIQEWVYHKDKCHGQEGWSVS
- a CDS encoding v-type proton ATPase subunit B: MAKEQDVDPRMMSVTPRIRYNTIGGVNGPLVILENVKFPQFNEIVAITLPDGTERSGQVLEARGNRAVVQVFEGTTGIDVKKTKVEFTGHSLKLGVSEDMLGRVFDGSGRAIDKGPKVLAEDYLDINGSPINPYSRVYPEEMISTGISAIDTMNSIARGQKIPIFSAAGLPHNEIAAQICRQAGLVQPTKGVHDGHSDNFSIVFGAMGVNLETSRFFTKDFEENGSMERVTLFLNLANDPTIERIITPRLALTTAEYYAYQLEKHVLVILTDLTSYCDALREVSAAREEVPGRRGYPGYMYTDLSTIYERAGRVQGRNGSITQIPILTMPNNDITHPIPDLTGYITEGQIFVDRELHNKGIYPPINVLPSLSRLMKSAIGEGHTRKDHSDVSNQLYAKYAIGRDAASMKAVVGEEALSSEDKLSLEFLEKFEKTYISQGAYEKRSIFDGLDQAWELLRIYPKELLNRIPKKVLDQYYQRQSKKGSKDTRDNGGENGEASKPQNGEEENLIDA